The genomic stretch ttttgaagaataggggactttttacagtgattcgtgaaggcctcttcactggtccatattgggcgccaaGGCGCCTAATAttgaccatttgtgatttttctgtatttaatttttgctgaaggcctgtcaaagctatttcactctaattaggcctaacggttaaactgagagagaaggactaccaaccacaaaatgaaacttcttcgtaagctaagaaaacaagctagttattagcaataacgcttttctgtacctttcttcgttttaactttctgagcgtgtttttaatccaaacatatcatatctatacgtttttggcatcaggaaccgacaagcaataagatgaaaatgtttttaaagtgatttcgaaaatttaattttgatcataattttcatatttttaattttcagagcttgtttttaattcaaatataacatatttatatgagtttggaatcagaaaataatgaagaataagatgaacgtaaagttggatcgttttataaaagaaatattttttttacaattttcagatttttaatgaccaaagtcattgattaaattttaagccaccaagctgaaatgcaataccgaagtccggccttcgtcgaagattgcttggccaaaatttcaatcaaattgattgaaaaatgagggtgtgacagtgccgcctcaacttttacaaaaagccggatatgacgtcatcaaaggtatttatcgaaaaaaagaaacaagtcgcgtaaggcgaaattactacatttagtcaagctgtggaactcacagaatgaaactgaacgtagtccgccgctagtgcaaaaggcagtgaaagtgacgagcctgttaggcgcggtagcgattgcgctgtgctttactgtacctctcttcgttttaactttctgagcgtgtttttaatccaaacatatcatatctatatgtttttggaatcaggaaccaacaaggaataagatgaaatagtttttaaaacgatttcggaaatttaattttgatcataatttttatatttttaattttcagagcttgtttttaatccaaatataacatatgtatatgtttttgaaatcagaaaatgacgcagaataagatgaaattgtttttggatcgtttaatgaaaaataattttaattacaagtttccgatttttaatgaccaaactcactcattagtttttaagccaccaagctgaaatgcaataccaaactccggccttcgtcaaagattgctttacaaaaatttcaatcaatttgattggaaaatgagggtgtgacagtgccgcctcaacttttacaaaaagccggatatgacgtcatcaaaggtatttatcgaaaaaaaagaaaaaaaaaacgtccggggatatcatacctaggaactctcatgtaaaattgcataaagatcggcccagtagtttagtctgaatcgctctacacacacacacacacagacagacacacatacaccacacacacacacacacacacacacacacacacacacacacacacacacacacacacacacacacacgcacatacaccacgaccctcgtctcgattcccccctctatgttaaaacatttagtcaaaacttgactaaatgtaacaagtcgcgtaaggcgaaaatacaacatttagtcaagtagctgtcgaactcacagaatgaaactgaacgcaatgccatttttcagcaagaccgtatactcgtagcatcgtcagtccaccgctcatggcaaaggcagtgaaattgacaagaagagcggggtagtagttgcgctaagaaggatagcacgcttttctgtacctctctttgttttaactttctgagcgtgttttcaatccaaacatatcatacctatatgtttttggaatcaggaaccgacaagaaataagatgaaagtgtttttaaattgatttcgacaatttaattttgataataatttttatatatttaattttcagagcttgtttttaattaaaatataacattccccctcgatgttaaaacatttagtcaaaacttgaccaaatgtaacacgtcgcgtaaggcgaaaatacaacatttagtcaagtagctgtcgaactcacagaatgaaactgaacgaatgaaactgaacgcaatgcaacgtaGCAAGACCGTattctcgtagcatcgtcagtccaccgcgcacggcaaaggcagtgaaattgacaagaagagcggggtagtacttgcgctgagaaggatagcacgcttttctgtacctctcttcgttttaactttctgagcgtgtttttaatccaaacatatcatatctatatgtttttggaatcaggaaccgacaaggaataagatgaaggtgttttaaaattgatttggacaatttaattttgataataatttttatatttttaattttcagagcttgtttttaatccaaatataacatatttatatatttttggaatcagaaaatgataaagaataagatgtacgtaaatttggatcgttttataaaaaaaaatatttttttttacaattttcagatttttaatgaccaaactcattcattagtttttaagccaccaagctgaaatgcaataccaaaccccggccttcgtcgaagattacttgaccaaaatttcaaccaatttggttgaaaaatgagagcgtgacagtgccgcctcaactttcacgaaaagccggatatgacgtcatcaaagacatttatccaaaaaatgaaaaaaacgtatggggatttcatacccagaaactctcatgtcaaatttcataaagatcggtccagtagtttagtctgaatcgctctacacacacacacacacacacagaccgacagacacacacacacacatacaccacgaccctcgtctcgattcccccctctacgttaaaatatttagtcaaaacttgactaaatataaaaacatatccggggatatcattcccgggaactctcatgtaaaatgtcataaagatcggtccagtagtttaatctgaatcgctctacacacacacacacacacacagacacacacagacacacacagacacacacagacacacacacacatacaccacgaccctcgtctcgattcaccctctatgttaaaacatttagtcaaaacttgactaaatgtaaaaagacacaaTTATTGAACCCAAAAGCTACACAGTTTGGCAAGAAAGAATGCTTCTTTATCACATGTATTATCGGGAAGAACATGCCTCTTGGCGAAGTCAGTAAACATTCGTGGGAATGCAAAGTCGCGAggaaatttggatcgtttgctcCGAAACTGCAACGTTGAtatgccaaaacaaaacattctagCACAAAACCCGCACATTTTGTATCTGGATGTGGAAGAACAGCTTATCATTTACAAAGCTGTccggccttatttttttatttcgcCACACCCACAGTTGAATTGACCGTTATTTCTCGCCACGCAGTAGTGATGTTGGATAGACCTGACACACGGTTTTAGTCTTGGCTAGTAGTCAATTGTGATTATGGAAGCCTGGATTTGGATTCGACACTGACGAAACAAGACAGACTGTGACGTGAATATTGCactcataatgtgacgtcattttACACCTGTTTTCCTTCTTTTACTTGAACACTGCCTGTCAAACCAAGTGGACAGCCGAAAGTGGTGCGAGTTGCCAGATCGGTAGGGTCACGTCGCCAAAAGcgaaaacaaagcaaagccgGAAATCCAGCTATGTAAGCTATTTCAATATATGCACTGACAACGTTTGATGAAAAGAAAAGCAGGCAAAAAGAGTGGGACGAACACGCACAAACCCTATCAAGAAGTGTAGAGGATCCAAATGATGTCATGAGAATGCATGTAGCTCATACGTCGTCGCTCAAAGCGGGCGAGTCGGGCGGAGAgcacagaaacaacaacgtTACCCAGCCTGAGTCTCCTCAAGGTTACAGTGTGCTGCAGAACGTGATCATCGCGCCACTGTCTCTCATCATGGCGGCAGCTATTATTGGCAACCTTCTCGTGTGCATCGCCGTCCTGACCAACTCTAAACTTCGGAAAAATTCGTACTTCTTCAACGTTTCGTTGGCTGTTGCGGATATCTTGATGGGTTCCGCGGTCATGCCTTTTGCCATCGTCAGCGACGTGAGCGGCACCTGGCCGTATGGCGCCGCGTTCTGTAAGTTCTGGGTCGGTATGGACTTGCTGAGTTCATGCTCGTCCATCCTTCACCTGTGTGTTATTGCTTTGGACCGCTACTTACTTATTCGAGACCCCATGTGCCACGGTGTTTGGATGACAGGCATCAAGACAGCAGGTTTCATTTCAGCGGTGTGGATAGTGGCTGCACTCATGTCCTTTTTCCCTATATTTTCAGAGTGGCAGAAACCATTCAACTTTGACATTCACGAGGTGGGCACCGACATTTGTAATTATGAAGTTACCGTtgagtttgttgttggttttaacacaGTCAGTTTCGGGATCCCTTGTATCATCATGGTCGTCATCTACTCTAAGATGCTTGTGTATGCGCGCTACCACGCCAATGAGATCAAGAGAACAACCTTGCCAACTCCGGGACACCAATCTATGTCGAAAAAACGACAAATCGTGAGGAGGGATCGCAAGGCGCTGTGGACCCTGGGGACCATCATGGGGGCCTTCTTGGCCTGCTGGCTGCCCATTTTTATAACTGTGTCTTATTACGCTATATGCCCCGAGTGCGTGCCGCCTCTGGTTTTCCGGGTACTGGCCTGGTTGGGTTATTTCAACTCATGCCTCAACCCAATTATCTATTCCGTATTTAACAAAGAATTCCGCTCTGCTTTCCATGATCACCTCTGTCCATGTCGGGCCCAAAACAGACATATCCGTGTCGGGACGGACACTACACGCACCTTGCCAACTACTGCTGGGACGATGGTCACCCATGCTGCAACTGCTGAGACAGAGACATCGTTCTCTCTTACTTCATCGGGACCTCTGTTCATATCGTCAATGATGTTCCATAAACAAGGTTATCCGTCTTGGGCCAGcagttctacacacacactgccagCTACTGAGACAGTGTTCTCCCTTGGATCATCGGCACCTAATAACAAGGTTACCCGTGTCGTGCCGGCAGTTCAACACACAATGCCAGCTACTGAGACAGCGTTCTCCCTTGGATCATCGGCACCTTAACAAGGTTATTCGTGTCGGGCcggtaacacgagaaaattacttcctcgagatttttactccggagtaaaaatttcgtacgaaaattttactccctttacgaaaatgctactcccccataacacgagaaaataacttccaacgacaggtgtgttccgagtcaacatttcggtcgaaaatgttactcccctaaCGAatgaataacgaataaattattccaccctaacacgagcaatttactgcccacgccaggtgtacgcaacttttactcccctgtcgcctgtaagtcttggtggtggaaggggtggagggagggtagcgcgacatttgttagCGCGagatcccattttcgcgtacgagatttttactggaacaGTGGAAGTAAGAAattggggagtcaaaattttgcggagggagtacttttttcgtaccttggggagttcttttctcgtacgaaaggtgtactcggagtaagaatttcgtacgaaatgtttactccggagtacatttttcgtggagtaaaaatttcgtgttacaccggcagttCAACACACAATGCCATCTACTGAGACAGTGTTCTCCCTTGGATCATCGGCACCTCTGTCCATACCGTTTCTAAACCAAAGTTATTCGTGTCGGGCCGGCAGTTACACAAACACTACCAATTACTGAGACAGCGTTCTCCCTTGGATCATCGTCAACTCTGTTCATATCGTCAATGTCGTTCCATAACCAAGGTTATTCGTGttgggccggtgtaacacgaaatttttactccacgaaaaatttactccggagtacaaatttcgtacgaaattcttactccgagtacacctttcgtacgagaaaagaactccccaaggcacgaaaaaattactccctccacgaaatttttactccccatttttacatttagtcaagttttgactaaatgttttaaaatagagggggaatcgagacgagagtcgtggtgtatgtgtgtgtgtgtgtgtgtgtgtgtgtgtgtgtgtgtgtgtgtgtgtgtgtgtgtgtgtgtagagcgattcagagtaaactactggaccgatctttatgaaatttgacatgagagttcctgggtatgatatccccggatgtttttttcattttttcgataaatgtctttgatgacgtcatatccggctttttgtaaacgttgaggcggtGTCACGAAATTTTCTTTTGCCGAAATATTTTTCTCCCCCACCAACACGTTTCACTCATTTTTGTACCAAAAACAATTCTTATGCAAAACCATCCTCTGACTTCGGGTTAGGGGTAAGTTTGGGAATGGGTTAGGTATGTAAACggttttaaaatgcgtcaatttCTGGCGATGTTTGTGAACTAAGAATTCAATCGACGCCGTCCGCGGGAATTCAGTATTAAGACATACCCGAAATCTTCGTTCACAAACATCGCCAGaaattgacgcattttaaaactgTTTACATACCTAACCCATTCCCAAACTTACCCCTAACCCGAAGTCAGAGGATGGTTTTGCATAAGAATTGTTTTTGGTACAAAAATGAGTAAAACGTGTTGGTGGGGGAGAAAAAATATTTCGGCGAAAGAAAATTTCATGACaccggcactgtcacaccctcatttttcaatcaaattgattgaaatttatggccaagcaatcttcgacgaaggccggacttcggtattgcatttcagcttggtggcttaaaaattaattgatgactttggtcattaaaaatctgaaaattgtaaaaaaaatattttttttataaaacgatccaaatttacgttcatcttattcttcatgaatttctgattccaaaaacatataaatatgttatatttggattaaaacaggctctgaaaattattaaaaaaattaaaaattatgatcaaaattaaattttcgaaatcaatttaaaaacacgttcatcttattccttgtcggttcctgattccaaaaacatatagatatgatatgtttgggttaaaaacacgctcagaaagttaaaacgaagagaggtacagtaaagcgtgctatgaagcacagcgcaaccactaccacgccaaacaggctcgtcactttcactgccttttggactagcggcggactacgttcaatttcattctgtgagttgcacagcttgactaaatgtagtaatttcgccttacgcgacttgtttttacttccagtcaAAATCCCGTACgggaaaatgggatgcgggcgaagggttaatgccaatatgtgatctcgcgcaaacgaatatcgcgctaccctccctccaccccttccaccaccaagactaacagggaacaagggagtaaaaatttcgtgcacctggcatgggaagttaaattggtCGTGTTAGGgcgaagtaatttattcgttatttattcgtcaggggagtaacatttttgtacgaaatgtttactcggaactcacctgtcgtggggagtaattttctcgtgtaatgggggagtacctttttcgtaaagggagtaacattttcgtacgaaatgtttactccggagttaAAATCTCGtgagagtaattttctcgtgttacaccggcaattGCAGAAACACTACCAACTACTGAGACAGCGTTCTCCCTTGATTTATCTCTATATCATTACTTTAATTGAATATTCAATATGAATCGCTAGCGAAATAAAAGGTCTATGTATTGAACTTTTACACTTTCAGATGAACGTATATGAGGCTTTGCCAAAACGTGCTTGGACATTTGTGACAAACTAAACCCTTTCAGTTGATTATTTTTTGTGTTTTAAGTGATACATTAGTCTTTGATGAACACATTATtttgtgtaataaaagaatGGTTTGTGCATTTGGAAAATGTGTACTGTTTGATAATATTATGCCATGATAcgccaattttgagaaaagccacatatgcaacaaaactgaccacagaagccattattatcatttcatacaactggtgttctttctttatttggtgtttaacgtcgttttcaaccacgaaggttatattgcgacggggaaaggggggggggagagagatgggatagagccacttgttaattgtttcttgttcacaaaagcactaatcaaaaaattgctccaggggcttgcaacgtagtacaataattatattactttactgggagaatgcaagtttccagtacaaaggacttaacatttcttacatactgcttgactaaaatctttacaaacattgactatatggtgttgatttatttctagtaaacagaccctgcagaggcattatcagtctttaaaaggacatttggagccaaatcttgaatgcagtgtcacgtaatgtcgcaagacgctcaaacatcataaaagtcaaaactgatactttctgctaagtaaccacaagaagcataaaccctaaaataaaatataacacttcaacagaaacactgacacatgttaaaaatatCCCTAAAAGTTGTTAAAGTTTGCTAAAGctagttaaacatgttgttgtaggtgtcacATGTTACAAAATGTTGATGGACatgaaaatattcataatatttgaaataacaaccagaatgttatacatacactaacttttcatttacaatctaaagattaggttatttctggaatatgaaaacagaaacaatagcaaaacatgttaaaagcaaGACAGTCATAACAGCATTCTACGTGTGACGTGTTACATTGTGTCATTGGAcatgaaattattcaaaatgttataaatgacaactataatattaaatagacctttaggatacattcatattttgaagattaggtaattatggaacatcaaaacaccacaaaaaaagtaacatcatgttcaaaacaggtcaAATCTGCGTTCTACCTGTCACGTGTTCCACAgagtcagtggacatgaaatcaatcaaaatgtcaaaaataactacaatattcaaacagacatttagaataCAGTTTTAACCTCATGACTAGGTACATCTGGAATAAGGttctcatttcattttcattttcattttcctcattttcattactttattgtcccatcgctgggaaattcgggtcgcttcctcccagtggaaagctagcagcaacggagtcgcgctacccaggtgtctgcgtgtttaggtgtattcagccacctgcacttatggcagaatgaccaaggtcttttacgtgccattgtgatgacacgggggtgggacatggcttccgtctctgggtctgcacataaagttgacccgtgtccgtcccgggcccgaattcgaacctgcgaccttccgatcacaagttcagtgctctaccaactgagctaccgagtTCTCAATTAAATCTAAAAAATGTAGTTAGCTGTACGTAAAATCCTAGCAAAAtcccaattaaaaaaaaaagtcgattctttttgactcacatgcgaagcaaaagtgagtctatgtactcacacgagtcgtccggaaaactttaacgttggatatttcttggacactattcagtctatcagtaccaaatttggcaagatggtgtatgatgacaaggccccaaaaaacatacatagcatcttgaccttgctttaaggtcaaggtcgcaggggccataaatgttgtctaaaaaacagctatttttcacatttttcccattttctctgaagtttttgagatgaatacctcacctatatatgatatatagggcaaattaagccccatcttttgataccagtttggtttaccttgcttcaaggtcaaggtcacaggagctcttcaaaattggattgtatacatattttgaagtgaccttgaccctgaactatggaagataactgtttcaaacttaaaaattatgtggggcacatgttatgctttcatcatgagacacatttggtcacatatgatcaaggtcaaggtcactttgaccctatgaaatgtgaccaaaataaggtagtgaaccactgaaagtgaccatatctcatggtagaaagagccaataagcaccattgtacttcctatgtcttgaattaacagctttgtgttgcatgaccttggatgaccttgaccttgggccAAGGTCacccttgaccttgggtcaaggtcacatgtattttggtaggaaaaatgtgtaaagcagttcttagtgtatgatgtcattgctaggtttagttacttgaccttgactctgaaggtcaaggtcatgtaaaggtcaaggtcaagcatgtgagtcgtatgggctttgcccttcttgtttacatttagtcaagttttgactaaatgttttaacatagaggggggaatcgagacgagggtcgtggtgtatgtgtgtctgtctgtctgtctgtgtgtgtagagcgattcagactaaactactggaccgatctttatgaaatttgacatgagagttcctgggtatgatatcctcagacgttttttttccatttttttgataaatgtctttgatgacgtcatatccggcttttcgtgaaagttaaggcggcactgtcacgctctcatttttcaaccaaattggttgaaattttggtcaagtaatttccgacaaagcccggacttcggtattgcatttcagcttggtggcttaaaaattaattaatgactttggtcattaaaaatctgaaaattgtaaaaaaaaatattttttttataaaacgatccaaatttacgttcatcttattctccatcatttgctgattccaaaaacatataaatatgttatatttggattaaaaacaagctctgaaaattaaaaatataaaaattatgatcaaaattaaattgtcgaaatcaatttaaaaacacgttcatcttattccttgtcggtttctgattccaaaaacatatagatatgatatgtttggattgaaaacacgctcagaaagttaaaacgaagagaggtacagaaaagcgtgctatccttctcagcgcaactactaccccgctcttcttgtcaatttcactgcctttgccatgagcggtggactgacgatgctacgagtatacggtcttgctgcgttgcattgcgttcagtttcattctgtgagttcgacagctacttgactaaatgttgtattttcgccttacgcgacttgtttttttatgttggggagggggggggtcttaaaacaaTCTCATGAAAATATTCCTTTCCCCTGCTAACCCAaatgcattttttcagctttgactacaatatttacaaggacataaaTGTCTCCTCCTAAATCGTTACACGGACATGAACGTATCCTCCTGAATCGTAACACGGACATTAACAGAACCATGTCCGAGATAAGTGATTTCTCCACATTTGGTCACTA from Littorina saxatilis isolate snail1 linkage group LG16, US_GU_Lsax_2.0, whole genome shotgun sequence encodes the following:
- the LOC138950471 gene encoding dopamine receptor 1-like, which codes for MRMHVAHTSSLKAGESGGEHRNNNVTQPESPQGYSVLQNVIIAPLSLIMAAAIIGNLLVCIAVLTNSKLRKNSYFFNVSLAVADILMGSAVMPFAIVSDVSGTWPYGAAFCKFWVGMDLLSSCSSILHLCVIALDRYLLIRDPMCHGVWMTGIKTAGFISAVWIVAALMSFFPIFSEWQKPFNFDIHEVGTDICNYEVTVEFVVGFNTVSFGIPCIIMVVIYSKMLVYARYHANEIKRTTLPTPGHQSMSKKRQIVRRDRKALWTLGTIMGAFLACWLPIFITVSYYAICPECVPPLVFRVLAWLGYFNSCLNPIIYSVFNKEFRSAFHDHLCPCRAQNRHIRVGTDTTRTLPTTAGTMVTHAATAETETSFSLTSSGPLFISSMMFHKQGYPSWASSSTHTLPATETVFSLGSSAPNNKVTRVVPAVQHTMPATETAFSLGSSAP